GTGCAATATTGCCTTCAAACCGATCTTGCTTAATGGCAGCATCGCTGACATTGAGCAGCTCAGTACCAATTGCTGAAATTGCCATTATTTAATTCTCCTGCTGTTAAAAGCTGGCAACATTTTTGAGTTGTTCATCAATATCGATGCCGTTGTCGCGCATTTGAGCAAGCTTGTAACGCAGTGCTCGAGGAGTTATCCCGAGCTCTTCAGCGCAACGACTGCGGCTGCCGCCCTGCTGCTTCAGTATGTCGACGATGTATTGAAATTCGATCTGCTTTTTTGATTTAGCGATGGTTTTTGCTGTCGACACCGGTGCCGCCTTGGGCGTTGTAAGCCCCAAATCACTGGGCTGTAGACTCGCGCCATGGCGCATAACTAGCGCTCGCTGAATGCGGTTGTCTAGCTCGCGGACATTGCCGGGCCAACTGTGAGCAATCAGTGCGCTTTTGGCTGCGCTGCTGAACTGACATTGGCCAGCGTTGTACTGCATTTCATAATGGCCAAGTAAACTTTGTGCGATGGGAAGGATATCTTCACAACGATCTCTTAACGGTACGATGTGCAGCGGCAAAACGTCGAGACGGTAAAATAGGTCTTGGCGGAAGCGCCCTGCAGCCACTTCTTGACGCAGATCTTTGTTGGTCGCAGCGATGATCTTAATATCAAGTTTCACCGCCGTATGGCTACCTAGACGCTCAACCTCACGCTCCTGCAATACCCGTAACAGTTTGGCTTGTAACATTGGTGACATCTCGCTGATCTCATCCAACAGCAAAGTTCCGTGGTTGGCGTACTCAAACTTACCCATTTTTTCAGCATAGGCGTTGGTAAAGGCACCTTTAACGTGACCAAATAACAACGCTTCCAACATGCTGTCTGGAATTGCGGCACAATTGACACTTACAAATGAATGTTTCGCTCGCGGCGATTGTTCGTGGATATAACGGGCCACCCGTTCCTTACCGACGCCACTCTCACCGGTCAGCAGTACCGTTGCTGGCACCAACGCAGCCCGTTGCGCCAGCATCATCATCTGTCGGCTCACCGGAGCAACCGAAATAAACGAACCGTCATTGCTGTGAACCTTGCGCAAGCGTACAAACAGCTGTTCTAGCTGGATCGGCTCTATTGGCAGCAGCAGATAATCGTCGGCGCCGTTGGCCAGCGCGGTGCTCGCTAAATTACAGTCGTCGGCTTCAATCAAGGCGATCTTGGTAGTTGCAGCAGCTTGTTTGAGGCTAGTAGCAACATGAGATTCACCTTGGCCTTGCAGTGACACCAAGGCAACGTCGCTGTGACCATCGGTTACTGCTTGCCACCCTAACTTCGCTAATGTGCGCTGTTGGGTTAAATCAAGTTCAATGCCGTTTAGTTGATATAGCATCATTACCATGCTCCATCGACAGGTTTACTTAGGGTGTTACGCAAGTCGACCTCGGAACCAGCATCATTTACCGATTGGTGCCCTTTCAACAATAAACGGACATTGACCCGACGGTTTAGCTGCATTCCTGCGGCAGTGCGGTTGCTCGCAATGGGATAGCGGTCACCGTGGCCACGTGCTTCAATCATTGCAGCTGGAACCCCGACAGCGATTAACCCCTCTACAACGTCATCACTGCGTGCACGACTAAGCACCAGATTCTCCAGCGAGTCTCCTGCACTATCGGTGTGCGCATCTACCATCACTTTGGTAATTCGAGGATCAGCATCTACATATGCAGCAACAGCACTCAGTTCTTGTTGCTGCTGCTCGTTAATACGCACCTGTCCTGACGCCAGGTTAAATTGAATATTGCGAATCTGCTCGAACGAACGTGGTAATAGCTGTTGCTGGCAGTTAAGAAACTGTTCTACCGCAATACTGGAGTTGACGTTGGTAGCAACGACTTGCCATTGGCGATCACCGGCATGAACTTTCGTTTGCCACTGCCAACCACGCATTAGAGCCTGTAAGAATAGCTCGACCTGTTGCTCTGAGCTGGCCACATTAGCATGCCACTGCAGTGCCCCTTGATAAGGCACCACCGACTCCTTTGACTGCCATGCAGGGAAGGTAATCTCAATCGGTGATTCGGATTCGGGCTGCTGCAACCATTGCGCATGCAACTCCAATCGAGATGGGTAGCCAGCCTTATTGAACAGTACATATTCCCCAAAACCATCAACAGGGTGGCTCAAACTGCATTGGAACTTACTGCCATGATAGTCCCACCTTGCCAAATCGATATCAGTGGCTATGTTGACGTTTAGTGGTAAAGCGTGGGCATGGTTGATTGCCACGGCAAACAGCATAAAGAACGTAGATATCAAATTGTGAAGTCGTATATTCATCTATTTACTTTACACCAACATATTCAAGTTGTTTTATTTAACGCAATTGATAGCTTTTATTTTAATCAGCTAAATCGAATATTTCTGACTAGAAATTCGCGCAGATATTACGTGCGACCAAATTAAACCGCAATGCCATTCATTAGAATTAATATTATAAATGAACACACTCTCATTCAGAAAGCATTCAGAAATGTGTCTATTACCATGAATAACAAAAAGATAGAGGTCAGTAATAACTGGCAAATGGCAAAGCAGTGACCACAAATACAGCTACTCTGCACTTATGCTTTTGTGAAAAAATGTTAACATTAGTTAAATTAATCTCTAAATGACACTAACAAATGTGATCAGGAGCATCAGCGTAAACGATTGCGCGCCAAAGGTTACACACTCAACACCATAATGAACAAAAACCAGCCAACATCTAATTGGAAGGTTTTTGCTATCATACAAATATAAGCGCCCAATCAATAATTTACATTTCATTAAAAGAAAAGAGTTAGACATTTGCAACAACAGAAAATGAAAAAACCTTCATTTCGGCGCAAAATTCATCCTGTGGTTATTTTGGTCCATATATAATAGACCGAACTATTTATTAGTTATATTTGCCTGAACTGCTATTGTCGTGTTAAAAACCTCCGCTCTATTTATTGCTATCCCTATTTGGTCAGTGTTGAGATGAACGTGTTAAAGTTTGCAATTGATGATGGTTCGACAAATGTTAAAGTTTGCTGGTTAGATAATGGTCAAATTAAACGATTAACCTCACCAAATTCCTTTCGTAAAGATTGGAAGAGCGCAGCACTTCGACAAACCAATTCGGTATATAACTACCTGATAGGTAATACCAAATATACTTATGACGCCACCTCGGACAAGGCGCTGTCAACAACTCACATTGCCTACCAATACGATGATCAAAATCTCCTGGCGGTTCACCATGCGTTACTGCAAACCGGCATTGCCCCTCAGCCAGTAGAAATTGTGGTTACTCTGCCAATCACTGAGTACTACAACCCAGATGATTGTCAAAAGAACGAAGCCAATATCCAGCGCAAGAAAGACAACTTGATGCGCGCCATCACTTTGAATAAAAGTGAGCTTTTTCAGATTGTTGACGTTAGTGTCATGCCAGAGAGTTTACCTGCTGTGCTATCAACGTTGGTCAACTCTAACGTCAATCCACTAACCAAATCTTTAGTCATTGATCTGGGCGGTACCACGCTCGACATGGGGGTCATTGCTGGTGAGTTCGATGAAGTATCGGATATCTACGGCAATAAAGAGATTGGCGTTTCAATGGTTACCGATGCCGCCAAAAAAGTGCTAGCAGCAGCTGATAGCGATGCCAGCTTTTTGGTCGCGAACGAATTAGTCCGCCGCCGGACAGACACCGACTTCATCGAGCAAGTGGTTAATGACGAAACTCAGATCCCACGAATTTTGCAAAAGCTTGAAGAGAAAATTGATGAGCTAGGCACCCAAGTGGCTTACGAAGCCAAGAAGTTCTGTAAAAACCCACATCGCGTCTACTTAGTGGGTGGCGGCTCATCGTTGATTGTCGATGCGATTAGCAACGCCTACCCAAGCTTGGGCGATAAGGTGGTTCAGGTCGACAACGCTCAGACCGCGCTAGCGCAAGAGATTTGCATATACCATGCCGCTGGCGCTGAGTAGTCGATCATGAACGAGCGAATTGGGCCCAAGCAGATCCGTTGCCAATTTACCCTAGACGTTGATGAAAACCCGGCACACGATTACGCCTTAGTTGTGTTGAAGCAGTGGTTGGCGCAGCAACAGCACGATCCGCAAGCCGTTAGCCAATTTAATCGACAGATCTATCTGTCGGGGTTGTTTTTGCACCTGCTAGCGCCAACGCTACCCGCAGCTCTTGCCAATAGCTTTGGTCCAACATCTGCTGGCATTGACATCTTATGTGAGCACTTAAATTTAGTGCCGTTAGCTGATACTGATGCCAGCGCTACCGCCCCCTTGCTGACTGAATTGGCACTGCAACAGCAAGCTCAATGCGACCAGCTGGCGTCTTTGCGGCAAGCTTTTGATGATTTTCGTAAAACAGATGAGCGACCTGCGCCCACTTTAAATGATGACCTAAGCGCACACCTTAGTGCCGCAAACAAGATCGTCGCTGGTAACGAACAGCTGCGTAACCAACTACAGCAACTGCAGCAACAAGTTGCAAAGCTGGCGTTGCCTGCCGCAACACCGGCTAGTAGCGCAGCAACCAACCAGATAGAAGCACACACCAGTGATGAGCAGGCTGCAGTTGCAGCGGCTATCGCCAAAGTCGCCAACGTTAAAGCGAAAGGGCTATGGTAATGAATTACCAATCTTACATTGATCGTGGCGAGCACACGTCAAACTACCAAAAGCGAAGCCTGATCCTTGGCGACGCAGCATTTACTCACCAACAGCAATTTTGGCAACAGTTGAGCCCAACGGTGTTGATGGCATTAAATCAGGTAATGACGCCACTGCAACGCTTGGGCTATCCAGAGTTCTCTAAAGCCTCTGTAGCCAACGAGCACGAAGTACAAAAACCAACGCAGATGGCTTGTTGGCGTTTGTTTGCCATTTATGAACAGCAGCAATTGATCGCCATACTCCGGGTTGACCCATGCTCATTAATGCAACTTGCGGGCTCCTACTATGGCAGTAAAGAGTTTCAGTGGTTGTCTCCTTTGCAGCCGCAACCGAAACCGGAACAGCGCCAAGCAAAGCGGATATTTTCCAGCGTATATGAGCAACTAGACAGCAATTATCCACGTACCAATGACATTCAGGTTCAGCCACTGGGTATGCTTGAGTCCGATCACTTTGATGGTGGAGTTGAGTTCTGCGTTCAGTGGCCTGACGGTTGTGAGCTACCACCGTTGCTACTGTGGTTAACCCCCGCTTTTGCCAATCGGTTTTATTCAGACAGCTCATTGGTGTTGCCTGAGCGCAGCGATTTCAGTCGAGAGCTTAAACGAAAACTGGAGCAGGTTCCGATTACGGTAGAGGTTGAGTTGGCATCAATTACCATTCCACTGCACAGCCTGAATGAGTTAAAGCAAGGGGATATTTTGCCGATCAATCTCCATCAAAGCAGCCCAATTTCGATTGCTGGTAGACGCCTATTCAGCGGCCAAGTTCACACCCAAGAAGACAGCATGGTAGTAAAGATTGCAGATGAATAAGACCAATTCACCAATGCTAATGGACGACGACGATCTGCTTAACGACCTGCTGTTAGGCGAAGAAACTGCACCAGTAGACCAAAGCAAAGCCGACGCTAACATCGATGCCTTCCCAGGTTTGCCCATTACTTTAAGCGTCGAGATGGCGCGGTTGGCTGTACCGCTAGCGGAACTTAAACAGTTGCAAAGTGGCGATGTATTGGTGCTGCCTGAGCATCAGGACTCGTTAATGACTCTGCGGGTGAATAATACCGCTATTGGCAAGGCCGAGCTTGGGCGCCAAGGTGATTGGCTCAACATTCGCCTGGTGAAAGTTGCTCCGTCGATTTTGCAAGATGACCATGAATAACATTAAAACCGGTTTGGCGCTGGCATTACTGCTTATAGCACCAACGGCGTTGGCTGATCTATCACTGCCGGTGCTAAATCTCACCAATGGCGACGAGACTCAGCAAGTCAGTATTAAGCTCGAGATCTTAGCGCTGATGACCATACTCAGCTTGCTACCAGCAATGCTGCTCATGCTGACCAGTTTTACTCGTATCATCGTCGTATTAGCCATTTTGCGCCAAGCTATTGGTTTGGCGCAGTCGCCACCGAATAAAGTTTTGGTTGGGCTAGCGCTGGTTCTTACCCTCGCCATTATGCGTCCAGTCGGTAAGGCTATCTATACCGATGCGGTGGTTCCCTATGATGCCGGTGAGATTTCCTTAGTGGTTGCGATTGAGCGCACTGAAAAGCCGTTACGAGACTTTATCCAACCGAATACTCGCCGCAGTGATGTCGAGCAGATGCTGCGGATCTCCGGTGAATCGGTATCGTTGCAAGATGATGAGGTTCCGCTGATGGTATTGGTGCCAGCCTTCGTTCTCAGTGAGCTCAAGTCCGCTTTCCAAATTGGCTTTTTGTTATTCCTGCCGTTCTTAGTGATCGACCTCATCGTTGCCAGTGTGTTGATGGCCATGGGAATGATGATGTTATCGCCGTTGGTGATCTCACTACCATTCAAGCTAATGGTATTTGTGCTGGTCGACGGCTGGTCGATGTTATCGGCAACGCTTACCGCCAGTTATTGGAACTAGCATGACCGATCTAAGCCTTACCTCGGTATTTTCCGACGCCATTATTGTGGTAATAAAAGCCGTCTCTGCGTTGGTCATTCCCGGCTTACTCTTGGGTGTGCTGATTGCGGTATTTCAAGCGGCGACTCAGGTTAACGAACAAACCCTGAGCTTCCTGCCAAAGCTGATTTTGACCCTCGCAGTGTTACTGCTGTGCGGACAATGGTTGCTGGGATTGATTATCGATTTCTTTAACTTCCTGTTCTTCAACATTCCTAACTTGATTAGCTAACATGTTGGAGCTATCCGTTGCTCAAATCAGCGCCTGGATCGGCCTAATATGGTGGCCTTTCTGCCGTATTATGGGCCTGTTTGTAGTTATGCCGATGATGTCGAGCAAGCACATATTAATCCGGGTGAAGCTGCTGCTCAGCCTAACTATTGCGGTGATTGCGGCACCACTGATGCCACAGATGCCGCTCGTCGAAGCGGCTTCAGTCAGTGCGGTCTTGCTTAGTGCAGAGCAGGTGTTATTGGGCGTGTTAATGGGCTTCCCACTATTCCTGTGCCTCAACATTTTATCGGTATTGGGCGGAATCCTATCAATGCAGATGGGTTTGATGATGGCTATTATGAACGATCCCGCTAACGGCTCTAGCCACGCCCTGCTAGGTCAGTGGTTGATCCTCTACGGAACCTTACTATTTATCGGTATGGATGGGCCTAATGTTGCCTTGCAAAGCTTAGTGATGAGCTTCCATAGTTGGCCGGTCGGTAAAGGCATTTTTGATTTCCCATTGTATGAGCTCGCATTGCAATTCAGTTGGCTGATGGCAGCAGCACTACTGACCGCCCTACCCGCCGTGGTGGCGATGCTATTAGTGAACCTAACCTTCGGTGTGATGAACAGAGCAGCGTCTAGCTTCAACATCTTTGCATTGGGCTTTCCGATGGCGATGTTAATGGGGATTGGCTGCTTGGCATTACTGCAACAATTGTTACCGATGCGCTACGGCGATCTCACCGTGCAAGCGCTCGAAATGCTGCACCTAAGTATTCACCCCTGAGTTAGCACTATGAGTGATTCCAGCAGCAGCGAAAAAACAGAACAGCCCAGTAGGAAAAAACTGGAGAAAGCCAATAAGCAGGGGCAAGTTCCCCGTTCCCGTGATCTCACCAGTGGCATCCTCTTATTTACTGCGCCAGCTCTATTCATTGTCAACGGACAATCGCTGTTAGAACAATTGGGGCAGTTTTTCAGCAATAACTTAATCGTTACTGCTGAGGAGTTGCGCCAGCCTGATGTGATGGCAGCCCATCTGGTCGCGACGATCAAATCACTGATTACGTTTTTACTGCAATCGGCACTGTGGCTATGGGTGGCGGCAATGCTAGCCGCAATGTTGCCTAAAGGACCGTTGTTTCAGATTAGCCTCCTGCTGCCCAAATTCAGCAAGCTAAACCCGATCAACGGTTTGAAGAAAATTGTTGGTAGCCAGTCTTGGGTCGAGCTAGGTAAATCGATATTAAAGGTAACTTTATTTATCACTGTCTCGGTGTGGTATCTATTGAAAGTGGGCCCTAAATTACCCATGTTGGTAGGCCTTCACCCTTATCAGGCCATCTTCTCAGCGTTAGCCTATGTGGTTGAAGGGATTTTCGTATTGGCAATTGCGGCCTTATTGATTGGATTAATCGATCTTCCCTACCAGTTATGGAAAACCACTAACGATTTAAAGATGACCAAGCAAGAGGTCAAAGATGAGCATAAACAACAAGAAGGCAAGCCAGAAGTAAAGGCTAAAATCCGCCAGCTGCAACAACAGATGGCACGCTCTCGAGCCAGTAAAGCGCTACCCCACGCCGATGTGTTAGTGGTTAATCCCGAACATTACGCGGTTGCGCTAAAGTTTGATGAAAGCCGCGCCGAGGCTCCCTTTGTGGTAACTAAAGGGATTGATCAAGTGGCGCTGTACATGCGTTCACTTGCGCCCAAATACGATCTCGAGATTATTGAGGCACCCACCTTAACCCGAGCACTGTATTACTCCACCCGAATTGAACAACAGATCCCGCCAGCGCTTTACCGTGCAGTTGCGCAGATCCTTAGCTACGTCAGTCAACTGCAGGCAGCTCGTCGAGGCGAATCGAACGCGCCACCACCACTAATTCAACCACATATACCAGCCCATCTACAAACGGAGCCAAACTGAGTCGCATGTTAAAATCACTGCCACTTGCGCTTAAGCAAAATACTAATGTGATAGCGGTTCCGCTGCTGCTATTGGCCATGCTGGGGATGATTATCTTGCCAATCCCAAGCTGGCTATTGGACATCCTGTTTACCTTCAATATCATTCTGGCAATTATGGTCTTGCTGGTATCGGTGTCGGTTCGACGGCCACTTGAGTTCAGCCTGTTTCCAACCGTATTGCTGTTAGCAACACTTCTGCGGTTAACACTCAACGTGGCGTCGACCCGAGTGGTGTTGATCGAAGGCCATCAAGGTGGTGACGCTGCAGGTAAGGTAATTCAAGCCTTTGGTGATGTGGTTATCGGTGGCAATTACGTCGTCGGTGCCGTTGTCTTCCTTATCTTGATGATCATTAACTTTGTGGTGATCACCAAAGGTGGCGAGCGCATATCTGAGGTAAGTGCACGATTCACCCTTGATGCTCTCCCCGGCAAACAGATGGCAATCGATGCGGATCTTAACACCGGCGCCATCAGCCAAGATCAGGCCCGACAGCGTCGCAAAGACGTTACCGATGAAGCGGATTTCTACGGTTCCATGGACGGTGCTTCTAAGTTCGTCCGTGGTGATGCAGTCGCGGGTTTATTGATCCTCGCTATCAACATCATCGGCGGCCTGTGCATCGGTACTATGATGTACGATCTTGGCATTGGCGAAGCGTTCAAGGTGTACGGTCTGTTGACCATCGGCGATGGTCTGGTGGCGCAGATCCCATCACTGCTGCTTGCGACCGCAGCAGCCATTATTGTTACCCGCACCTCAAGTGCGGAAGATATGCCTAACCAGCTGCAACAACAGTTGTTAGCATCGCCAGTTGCCTTACTTTCTGCCGCAGCAGTAATGACCGTCATCGGTATCGTACCGGGCATGCCTACCTTTGTTTTTCTCGGCTTCGCTGCGGTATTGGTGTTTTCCGCATGGCGAATGGGCAAGCAAAAGAACAAAGTGGTTCCAAAAGAGGTAAAGCAGAAAACTGAAAAGTTAACTGAAGAAGCTCCAGCACCAACTTGGGACGCTCTTCCTCATGTGGACTTAATTGAGCTCAGCGTCGGTTATCGCTTAGTTCACTTGGTTGATCGCAGCAAGGGGGCCGAACTGGTTAAGCGACTTACCGGCGTGCGTCGTACTCTATCTGAGCAGGTCGGCTTCCTTCTGCCAGAGATCCGTGTGCGCGATAACCTTGGTTTAGCACCAAATGCCTACCAAATTAAGATGAGCGGCCGGATGATAGCCACTGCGGAATTGCAACCAGAGAAGTTAATGGCTATTGAAAGTGGCCAACTGTACGGCAAGCTTGAGGGACAAATCACCAAGGATCCTGCCTATGGCATGCCAGCGCTATGGATTAATCCAGACAATAAAGCACGCGCGTTGAACATGGGCTACTCGGTAGTTGAACACGCCACCGTAATTGCCACTCACATCAGTAAGGTGTTGCGAGAAACCACTGATCAGTTGTTACAACACGATGACGTAAGCGAGTTGAATAAACGCTTGGCGCAGATTGCCCCAAAACTGGCAGAGTCACTCGGCACAGCTCTAACCCCAATATTGCAGTTGAAGGTCTATAGATTATTACTGCGAGAAGGCGTCCCAATTGGCGATATTCGAGCCATCGCGACCACATTGGTGGAAAGCGCTGACAACAGTAAAGAGCCGATCTTATTAGTAGCGGATGTGCGTTGTGCCCTCCGAGCTAACATCGTTAGTCAAATCGCTGGTTCAAACAAAGAGTTACAAGTAACCACACTTGCTCCAGCCTTAGAGCAAGCACTACTGGCAGGTCTAAACCATGCTCAGAAGGCTGGAAAAGTAAGCCTTGATAGCTTCCCAGTTGATCAAAAAACACTGCAAAAACTTCAGCAACAAATGCCAGAATTGCTTAAGCAAAATCAGCAACAAGCGCCAATTTTGCTGGTATCACCGCAGCTTAGGCCGCTGATTTCTCGATACGCACTGGCCTTCGCTAAGGGCGTTCACGTGCTGTCCTATAATGAGATTCCTGAGGATCGAAACTTGCTCAACCAAGCGCAGATAAATTAACCAATAACTGCCTCTTAACTGACTACTATCAACGCCTCATTTCGAGGCGTTTTTCTTAGCTGTGTACCAATTAAGTGTTGCTCTTTCTAATGCTGTTAAAGCAGCGGCTAGACGACAGCGAAAAACTACGATTTAACGCACAAACCGCAGTTCATAAGGCGACAATGGCTTCTTCTCGGTTCCCTGCGGCTTATCAGTTGATGGATATGCTCTCCCAAAGCCTACTTGAAGATGACATTATTCTCAGTCTTGATGGGCTTTCCAACACCGTAGCTACACTGTTCGGATATAGCGACGCCAAAGAAATGATGGATGATGAAAGCTTCAGCAACAAGGGACTGAATGAAATCAAATACCTCTATCATGACTCATCATTTCTTGCCAAAAGGCTCGATAACATTGTCAAAAGTGAAGAGTCGGATAATGAAGACCTGTCCGGCGAAATGCTTTTCGACCATCTGCAAGATATTTTAGAAGGCTACCCCTTTGAACTGTTATCTGATGAGTCACTTGCTGAGAGGATCAGCGAGAGCGTCAACGAAAATAGTTACGATATTCTTGATAGTGAGGAGCTATCTTGCCCAAGAGCTGAAAGCGATACTGTTTTCGAAGATCTGTATTTAGAAGTTGAACGCTTCGACCTTGATACCGCTTTTGAAGTTACGATGAGCGGATACGCCAGCGGCCATCACAGAAAAGAGACTGACATGCCGGGTCAAGATTTGTCTGTTCGAGTAGTCGCCACATGCAAGCCAACCATAGGTAAGTTTGGCCTATCTGACTATCAGTTAGAAATCATTGGTTCACCCAGAGATTATGGTGACGATGCATATTCGAGCTCAAAAGATGTTCACGGCAGCGTTTCATCCTAGGTTTATATTCTATTACGTTGCTGCTTTTCTTGGGCTGTGTCTTAAGTAACTGTTATCCGCTGACATAAAGATTGATCATTCACAATATAGTTTGATACGCAATCTGTGATTAGGCTTCCCACAATCACTTCTTTAACGAGGCTACTAAATCGCAGCTTCTTATCATCAATACAAGTCTGTCGATAGGGGATTCTCTGAAGCCAAACTTAGTGTAAAAGTTTCGTGCTTGATCATCGACTGCATGAACCAAAATTCCTGCACCACCAACAACCTCCATTGCGGCTACTGAGCGCAACATACAGTCTTTGAGCAGTCCAATCGCGACACCTTGACCTTGATAACGCGCATCTACCGCTGACCTTGCTAGCACAACCATAGGGATGGGATCAGGGCTATTGCGCTTTAAGGAACTGAACGCTGAGCTTCTTGATACCGATCCCATTGCGATCGCGTAGTAGCCCACAACTTCTTCCGTTTGGCTGTCTGTGACAACATATGTTTTGGCGGTCCCGCGAGCATTGCTTCTTAAAGCCTGTTGCCGAAGCCAAACGTCCAGAGAGGCTACACCGCAACTAAACGAGGCAGTGCTATCATTGTCGGTAATGATGCGAGGTTTGTTTATTCCCAAGGACTTTTCCTCTGAAATAGATCCTGTACGCCTTCGCTAACTTTTGCAGGTTCATCCAATGCAGTTTCAAATGCTTCAAATGCTCTTTGTTCCAACTTGAAGTCTTTTTGATCTGCTAGCACCTTATACGCTTCGTTTAATGCGGCCTGTTGGATAAAGACGGTTCGATCCATGCTCTGCAAGGATGCAGCTGCGTCAATCACTTCGCGCACGGATGGTAGCACTCGCATGTTGATAGCAGCTGA
The genomic region above belongs to Ferrimonas lipolytica and contains:
- a CDS encoding FliM/FliN family flagellar motor switch protein; its protein translation is MNKTNSPMLMDDDDLLNDLLLGEETAPVDQSKADANIDAFPGLPITLSVEMARLAVPLAELKQLQSGDVLVLPEHQDSLMTLRVNNTAIGKAELGRQGDWLNIRLVKVAPSILQDDHE
- a CDS encoding flagellar biosynthetic protein FliR, with the protein product MLELSVAQISAWIGLIWWPFCRIMGLFVVMPMMSSKHILIRVKLLLSLTIAVIAAPLMPQMPLVEAASVSAVLLSAEQVLLGVLMGFPLFLCLNILSVLGGILSMQMGLMMAIMNDPANGSSHALLGQWLILYGTLLFIGMDGPNVALQSLVMSFHSWPVGKGIFDFPLYELALQFSWLMAAALLTALPAVVAMLLVNLTFGVMNRAASSFNIFALGFPMAMLMGIGCLALLQQLLPMRYGDLTVQALEMLHLSIHP
- the fliP gene encoding flagellar type III secretion system pore protein FliP (The bacterial flagellar biogenesis protein FliP forms a type III secretion system (T3SS)-type pore required for flagellar assembly.); protein product: MNNIKTGLALALLLIAPTALADLSLPVLNLTNGDETQQVSIKLEILALMTILSLLPAMLLMLTSFTRIIVVLAILRQAIGLAQSPPNKVLVGLALVLTLAIMRPVGKAIYTDAVVPYDAGEISLVVAIERTEKPLRDFIQPNTRRSDVEQMLRISGESVSLQDDEVPLMVLVPAFVLSELKSAFQIGFLLFLPFLVIDLIVASVLMAMGMMMLSPLVISLPFKLMVFVLVDGWSMLSATLTASYWN
- a CDS encoding EscU/YscU/HrcU family type III secretion system export apparatus switch protein, which gives rise to MSDSSSSEKTEQPSRKKLEKANKQGQVPRSRDLTSGILLFTAPALFIVNGQSLLEQLGQFFSNNLIVTAEELRQPDVMAAHLVATIKSLITFLLQSALWLWVAAMLAAMLPKGPLFQISLLLPKFSKLNPINGLKKIVGSQSWVELGKSILKVTLFITVSVWYLLKVGPKLPMLVGLHPYQAIFSALAYVVEGIFVLAIAALLIGLIDLPYQLWKTTNDLKMTKQEVKDEHKQQEGKPEVKAKIRQLQQQMARSRASKALPHADVLVVNPEHYAVALKFDESRAEAPFVVTKGIDQVALYMRSLAPKYDLEIIEAPTLTRALYYSTRIEQQIPPALYRAVAQILSYVSQLQAARRGESNAPPPLIQPHIPAHLQTEPN
- a CDS encoding flagellar biosynthetic protein FliQ — its product is MTDLSLTSVFSDAIIVVIKAVSALVIPGLLLGVLIAVFQAATQVNEQTLSFLPKLILTLAVLLLCGQWLLGLIIDFFNFLFFNIPNLIS
- a CDS encoding sigma-54 interaction domain-containing protein produces the protein MMLYQLNGIELDLTQQRTLAKLGWQAVTDGHSDVALVSLQGQGESHVATSLKQAAATTKIALIEADDCNLASTALANGADDYLLLPIEPIQLEQLFVRLRKVHSNDGSFISVAPVSRQMMMLAQRAALVPATVLLTGESGVGKERVARYIHEQSPRAKHSFVSVNCAAIPDSMLEALLFGHVKGAFTNAYAEKMGKFEYANHGTLLLDEISEMSPMLQAKLLRVLQEREVERLGSHTAVKLDIKIIAATNKDLRQEVAAGRFRQDLFYRLDVLPLHIVPLRDRCEDILPIAQSLLGHYEMQYNAGQCQFSSAAKSALIAHSWPGNVRELDNRIQRALVMRHGASLQPSDLGLTTPKAAPVSTAKTIAKSKKQIEFQYIVDILKQQGGSRSRCAEELGITPRALRYKLAQMRDNGIDIDEQLKNVASF
- a CDS encoding FliM/FliN family flagellar motor C-terminal domain-containing protein — encoded protein: MNYQSYIDRGEHTSNYQKRSLILGDAAFTHQQQFWQQLSPTVLMALNQVMTPLQRLGYPEFSKASVANEHEVQKPTQMACWRLFAIYEQQQLIAILRVDPCSLMQLAGSYYGSKEFQWLSPLQPQPKPEQRQAKRIFSSVYEQLDSNYPRTNDIQVQPLGMLESDHFDGGVEFCVQWPDGCELPPLLLWLTPAFANRFYSDSSLVLPERSDFSRELKRKLEQVPITVEVELASITIPLHSLNELKQGDILPINLHQSSPISIAGRRLFSGQVHTQEDSMVVKIADE
- the parM gene encoding plasmid segregation protein ParM domain-containing protein, which gives rise to MNVLKFAIDDGSTNVKVCWLDNGQIKRLTSPNSFRKDWKSAALRQTNSVYNYLIGNTKYTYDATSDKALSTTHIAYQYDDQNLLAVHHALLQTGIAPQPVEIVVTLPITEYYNPDDCQKNEANIQRKKDNLMRAITLNKSELFQIVDVSVMPESLPAVLSTLVNSNVNPLTKSLVIDLGGTTLDMGVIAGEFDEVSDIYGNKEIGVSMVTDAAKKVLAAADSDASFLVANELVRRRTDTDFIEQVVNDETQIPRILQKLEEKIDELGTQVAYEAKKFCKNPHRVYLVGGGSSLIVDAISNAYPSLGDKVVQVDNAQTALAQEICIYHAAGAE
- a CDS encoding OmpA family protein is translated as MNIRLHNLISTFFMLFAVAINHAHALPLNVNIATDIDLARWDYHGSKFQCSLSHPVDGFGEYVLFNKAGYPSRLELHAQWLQQPESESPIEITFPAWQSKESVVPYQGALQWHANVASSEQQVELFLQALMRGWQWQTKVHAGDRQWQVVATNVNSSIAVEQFLNCQQQLLPRSFEQIRNIQFNLASGQVRINEQQQQELSAVAAYVDADPRITKVMVDAHTDSAGDSLENLVLSRARSDDVVEGLIAVGVPAAMIEARGHGDRYPIASNRTAAGMQLNRRVNVRLLLKGHQSVNDAGSEVDLRNTLSKPVDGAW